Proteins encoded by one window of Halorussus salinus:
- a CDS encoding amidohydrolase encodes MTTLRIAGGRVLRPDATVERADVLVDSESGTITAVGDPDEVPEGDETLSAEDGLVMPGLVNAHTHAAMTLLRGYADDKELDAWLQEDIWPVEAELTPEDVRAGTDLGLLEMIRSGTTAFADMYFHEEEVVDAVEDAGLRARLGYGIVTVGKDEEGARDDCEQSLEVAKQFDGAAAGRVETALMPHSLTTVGEEYLREYVSQAREEGIPLHYHANETEDEVDPIVDESGERPLEYARELDMTGPSDFVAHGVHLDGAEIDLLAETGTSVVHCPASNMKLASGMAPVQQLLDAGVTVGLGTDGAASNNDLDLFDEMRDAAMVGKLAANDASAVPAESVVRMATEGSASALGFDSGRVEEGANADLAVVDLDAPHLTPHHDLVSHLVYAARGSDVRHTLCDGAVLMRDREVLTMDADDVQERAEERAAAAVERAE; translated from the coding sequence ATGACGACACTCCGAATCGCGGGCGGGCGGGTTCTGCGCCCCGACGCGACCGTCGAGCGCGCCGACGTACTGGTAGACTCCGAGTCCGGAACGATTACTGCGGTCGGCGACCCCGACGAGGTTCCGGAGGGCGACGAGACGCTTTCCGCGGAGGACGGTCTCGTGATGCCGGGGCTGGTCAACGCCCACACCCACGCCGCGATGACGCTCCTGCGGGGCTACGCCGACGACAAGGAACTCGACGCGTGGTTGCAGGAGGACATCTGGCCGGTCGAGGCCGAACTGACCCCCGAGGACGTGCGCGCCGGGACCGACCTCGGTCTGCTGGAGATGATTCGCTCCGGAACCACGGCGTTCGCGGATATGTACTTCCACGAGGAGGAAGTCGTGGACGCGGTAGAGGACGCCGGACTCCGCGCCCGGTTGGGCTACGGCATCGTCACGGTCGGCAAGGACGAGGAGGGCGCACGCGACGACTGCGAGCAGAGCCTCGAAGTCGCCAAGCAGTTCGACGGCGCGGCGGCCGGGCGCGTGGAGACGGCGCTCATGCCCCACAGTCTGACGACCGTCGGCGAGGAGTACCTCCGCGAGTACGTCTCGCAGGCCCGCGAGGAGGGAATTCCGCTCCACTACCACGCCAACGAGACCGAAGACGAGGTGGACCCGATAGTCGATGAGTCGGGCGAGCGCCCCCTCGAATACGCCCGCGAGTTGGACATGACCGGCCCCTCGGACTTCGTGGCCCACGGCGTCCACCTCGACGGGGCGGAAATCGACCTGCTCGCCGAGACGGGCACGAGCGTCGTCCACTGCCCGGCGTCGAACATGAAACTCGCCAGCGGGATGGCTCCGGTCCAGCAGTTGCTCGACGCGGGCGTGACGGTCGGCCTCGGCACCGACGGCGCGGCCTCGAACAACGACTTGGACCTGTTCGACGAGATGCGCGACGCCGCGATGGTCGGCAAGTTGGCCGCCAACGACGCCAGCGCGGTTCCCGCCGAGAGCGTCGTCCGGATGGCGACCGAGGGGAGCGCGTCGGCGCTCGGGTTCGACAGCGGCCGCGTCGAGGAGGGCGCGAACGCCGACCTCGCGGTCGTGGACTTGGACGCCCCGCACCTGACGCCCCACCACGACCTCGTGAGCCATCTGGTCTACGCGGCCCGCGGGTCGGACGTGCGCCACACGCTCTGTGACGGCGCGGTCCTGATGCGCGACCGCGAAGTCCTGACGATGGACGCCGACGACGTACAGGAACGCGCCGAAGAGCGCGCCGCGGCGGCCGTCGAGCGCGCGGAGTAA
- a CDS encoding CPBP family intramembrane glutamic endopeptidase, whose protein sequence is MLDSAALWAVVALLVPFLKVPYFQVANRALGAVSEALGDPRSYVMYKYTVFVSGLAIAYLLAVRPEIAVPRSPVLAAAFVAGLGLYALDNALWRAIADPDPGGTKFALVWPTLVGGAAEEVLYRGALAVAIGTEGPAGVAFVAVSALGFGANHLSFGKHEVAFKTFDGVVYAGCLLATGSLVAPVLAHVGYNVAFVCWTSEVRDRVAGVSG, encoded by the coding sequence ATGCTCGACTCCGCGGCGCTCTGGGCGGTCGTCGCCCTCCTCGTCCCGTTCCTGAAGGTGCCGTACTTCCAAGTGGCGAACCGCGCGCTCGGCGCGGTCAGCGAGGCGCTCGGCGACCCGCGGAGCTACGTGATGTACAAGTACACCGTGTTCGTTTCGGGACTCGCAATCGCGTACCTGCTGGCGGTTCGGCCCGAAATCGCGGTCCCGCGCTCTCCCGTCCTCGCCGCGGCGTTCGTCGCCGGACTCGGCCTCTACGCGCTCGACAACGCGCTCTGGCGGGCCATCGCGGACCCCGACCCCGGCGGCACGAAGTTCGCGCTCGTCTGGCCGACGCTGGTCGGCGGGGCCGCCGAGGAGGTCCTCTATCGGGGCGCGCTCGCGGTCGCAATCGGGACCGAGGGGCCGGCGGGCGTCGCGTTCGTCGCCGTCTCGGCGCTCGGGTTCGGCGCGAACCACCTCTCGTTCGGCAAACACGAGGTCGCGTTCAAGACCTTCGACGGCGTCGTCTACGCGGGGTGTCTGCTGGCCACCGGGTCGCTCGTCGCGCCCGTGTTGGCCCACGTCGGCTACAACGTCGCGTTCGTCTGCTGGACGAGCGAGGTCCGCGACCGCGTCGCAGGAGTTTCCGGATAG
- a CDS encoding YcaO-like family protein: MRLEDESGPLPGAMQRLAGKRTGLVPELSVNRRSRGTSDVVLSQPRESGIDALVDADADVALQAAGKGRTRAESFASAVGEVVERYCLCWPGETTEATHRELREEGREVVALDALDLYGDRLLAAMGADPITAETDLRWTRGTNLLTGDETFVPAQLVYLGLADRTPALPTTTNGAACGESLADALVGSICEVVERDAFMRTWLRQETPDRVDLSAFPDIAAEKAEEFDTDFATFELLALDGAVEIPTVGCAVVDSRDRTPKFAICASAAPDPADALADALVEGAQVRAYAKELAARYRGRDLDAGRLDTFDDALYYYSQTEQFEEVSFFLDGDEASLESKRTDATQSDEFDALLDALDAADVTPIAVDVTTRDVAAAGLRVTKVVVPELVPLTPPALVPTEHPAFDGEEVARKPHPFP, encoded by the coding sequence ATGAGACTCGAAGACGAGTCCGGCCCGCTCCCCGGAGCTATGCAACGACTCGCGGGCAAGCGGACCGGTCTCGTGCCCGAGTTGTCGGTCAACCGCCGGAGTCGCGGCACGTCCGACGTGGTGTTGAGCCAACCGCGCGAGTCGGGCATCGACGCGCTCGTGGACGCCGACGCCGATGTGGCGCTCCAAGCCGCGGGCAAGGGCCGGACCCGCGCCGAGAGTTTCGCCTCCGCGGTCGGCGAGGTGGTCGAACGCTACTGCCTCTGTTGGCCCGGCGAGACGACCGAGGCGACCCACCGCGAACTCCGCGAGGAGGGCCGGGAAGTCGTCGCGCTCGATGCGCTCGACCTCTACGGGGACCGCCTCCTCGCGGCGATGGGTGCCGACCCGATAACCGCCGAGACGGACCTCCGATGGACTCGGGGTACGAACCTCCTGACCGGCGACGAGACGTTCGTCCCCGCCCAACTGGTCTACCTCGGACTCGCCGACCGGACGCCCGCGCTCCCGACGACCACCAACGGCGCGGCCTGCGGGGAGTCGCTGGCGGACGCGCTCGTCGGGTCCATCTGTGAGGTGGTCGAACGCGACGCCTTCATGCGGACGTGGCTCCGACAGGAGACGCCAGACCGCGTGGACCTCTCGGCGTTCCCCGACATCGCCGCCGAGAAGGCCGAGGAGTTCGACACCGACTTCGCCACTTTCGAACTGCTGGCGCTCGACGGGGCCGTCGAGATTCCGACAGTCGGGTGCGCCGTCGTGGACTCGCGGGACCGCACCCCGAAGTTCGCAATCTGTGCGAGTGCGGCCCCCGACCCCGCGGACGCGCTCGCCGACGCGCTCGTGGAGGGCGCGCAGGTCCGGGCCTACGCGAAGGAACTCGCCGCGCGCTACCGCGGTCGGGACCTCGACGCCGGGCGACTCGACACGTTCGACGACGCGCTCTACTACTACTCGCAGACCGAGCAGTTCGAGGAGGTCTCGTTCTTCCTCGACGGCGACGAGGCGTCGCTCGAATCGAAACGCACCGATGCCACGCAATCCGACGAGTTCGACGCCCTCCTCGACGCGCTCGACGCCGCCGACGTGACGCCGATTGCCGTGGACGTGACGACTCGCGACGTGGCCGCGGCGGGACTCCGCGTGACGAAGGTGGTCGTGCCCGAACTGGTCCCGCTCACCCCGCCCGCGCTCGTCCCGACCGAGCATCCCGCCTTCGACGGCGAGGAGGTCGCGCGCAAGCCCCACCCGTTCCCGTGA
- a CDS encoding TOMM precursor leader peptide-binding protein encodes MNPIERLERDVPKPTVHSSFTPVEVSPDEVQFRVGPWSGPVYTIADDDGDGEVRRLVRALDGETPVRDILADFEGETRTQVVSILSALAEKGVLASGQKGNEEAHESATESRTSDELDRYGRVRASLSDEDLAAARQRDVAVVGGGTTADLVAENLRGMGVDPATVAPDERDLLSEVVASADLLVCALDRPRPGLLGAVNRQAHDAGTRWLVGQIHGLDGLVGPTVVPGETACYSCFRERMLANVEFRTDAYADEFPANSSGMGLAPLAQIVAGYLTLDAAHLLVGNAGFTAGSVLHFDFFDFGVESNEVLKRPRCEVCGRDRDAPQRYVTVEQLLAERESDARREGGDERREASQKRREETPDR; translated from the coding sequence ATGAATCCCATCGAACGACTCGAACGCGACGTTCCGAAGCCGACAGTTCACTCCTCGTTCACGCCCGTCGAAGTGTCGCCCGACGAGGTGCAGTTCCGCGTCGGCCCGTGGAGCGGGCCGGTCTACACCATCGCCGACGACGACGGCGACGGCGAGGTGCGCCGACTCGTCCGCGCACTCGACGGCGAGACGCCGGTCCGCGATATCCTCGCCGACTTCGAGGGCGAGACGCGAACGCAGGTCGTCTCGATACTCTCGGCGCTCGCCGAGAAGGGCGTCCTCGCGTCGGGCCAAAAGGGGAACGAGGAGGCACACGAGAGCGCGACCGAGAGCCGGACATCGGACGAGTTGGACCGCTACGGGAGGGTACGCGCGTCGCTCTCCGACGAGGACCTCGCCGCGGCACGCCAGCGGGACGTGGCGGTCGTCGGCGGCGGGACCACGGCCGACCTCGTGGCCGAGAACCTGCGCGGGATGGGCGTGGACCCCGCGACCGTCGCGCCCGACGAGCGCGACCTGCTCTCGGAAGTCGTCGCGTCGGCCGACTTGCTCGTCTGCGCGCTCGACCGACCGCGGCCGGGTCTCCTCGGGGCCGTGAACCGGCAGGCCCACGACGCCGGGACGCGGTGGCTGGTCGGTCAGATTCACGGTCTCGACGGACTGGTCGGGCCGACCGTCGTGCCGGGTGAGACCGCCTGTTACTCGTGTTTCCGCGAGCGCATGCTGGCGAACGTCGAGTTCCGGACCGACGCCTACGCCGACGAGTTCCCCGCGAACTCCTCGGGGATGGGGCTGGCACCGCTCGCCCAAATCGTCGCGGGCTACCTCACCCTCGACGCCGCGCACCTGCTGGTCGGCAACGCCGGATTCACCGCCGGAAGCGTCCTCCACTTCGACTTCTTCGACTTCGGCGTCGAGTCCAACGAGGTCCTGAAACGCCCGCGGTGCGAGGTCTGCGGGCGGGACCGCGACGCGCCACAGCGATACGTCACCGTCGAGCAGTTGCTCGCCGAGCGAGAGAGCGACGCGCGACGGGAAGGCGGCGACGAGCGACGAGAGGCCAGCCAGAAGCGACGAGAGGAGACCCCCGACCGATGA
- a CDS encoding SagB/ThcOx family dehydrogenase encodes MRLDDLREAMVGKHAPAERPFDRETFFEEFRRKEFEDGDVAERFHENSRLTPTAREKLNRSSSVFSDGPATEAHARIAPDYAERERIDLPDPDLSTDREFGELLARRESVRSFSGEAVSQATLSKLLWSACGVTRQDPESGKEFRTHPSAGAMFPVETYVGLLDGEDLDAGLYYYHPSAHALRVLRTGESVADELREAFAGDAIDVANAGAVVALTGAFWRSKAKYGPRGYRYTLLEAGHVAQNVYLACSAFGLGCVGVGGFYDDALNDALDVDGVNEAATYALVVGDPGR; translated from the coding sequence GTGAGACTCGACGACCTCCGGGAGGCGATGGTGGGCAAGCACGCGCCCGCGGAGCGACCGTTCGACCGCGAGACGTTCTTCGAGGAGTTCCGCCGCAAGGAGTTCGAGGACGGCGACGTTGCCGAACGGTTCCACGAGAACTCCCGGCTCACCCCGACCGCTCGCGAGAAACTGAACCGGTCGTCGTCGGTCTTCAGCGACGGCCCGGCCACCGAGGCCCACGCTCGCATCGCGCCCGACTACGCCGAGCGCGAGCGAATCGACCTGCCCGACCCCGACCTCTCGACCGACCGTGAGTTCGGCGAACTCCTCGCTCGGCGCGAGAGCGTCCGGTCGTTCTCGGGCGAAGCCGTCTCGCAGGCTACCCTGTCGAAGCTCCTGTGGTCGGCCTGCGGCGTCACCCGACAGGACCCGGAGTCGGGCAAGGAGTTCCGGACCCACCCCTCGGCGGGCGCGATGTTCCCCGTCGAGACCTACGTCGGTCTCCTCGACGGCGAGGACCTCGATGCCGGACTCTACTACTACCACCCCAGCGCCCACGCGCTCAGAGTCCTCCGAACCGGCGAGTCCGTCGCCGACGAACTCCGCGAGGCGTTCGCTGGCGACGCGATAGACGTGGCGAACGCCGGGGCCGTGGTCGCGCTGACCGGCGCGTTCTGGCGCTCGAAGGCGAAGTACGGTCCCCGCGGCTACCGGTACACCCTCTTGGAGGCGGGCCACGTCGCGCAGAACGTCTATCTGGCGTGTTCGGCGTTCGGTCTCGGGTGCGTCGGCGTCGGGGGGTTCTACGACGACGCGCTCAACGACGCGCTCGACGTGGATGGCGTCAACGAGGCGGCGACGTACGCGCTCGTCGTTGGAGACCCCGGTAGATAG
- a CDS encoding phosphotransferase family protein, with protein MDEIPEAREIPDATLREVVRSVEPEWELREAAPAERGFCSVYRLSVADDEESRELYLKASPDGQTWGLPTEARLQAVLRENTSIPVPEVLGVTDDHDERPTPYYLMRALPGEEVAYERVARLDDDALGRLARETGEYVAQLHAVPAVERFGHVRHDGPELTDEPPGGDPATLTVGDPRDEWPTYLREYASRELDRHADSRFADLTPELERWVESRIDALDGPFDAVLGRNDHGLHNLLLDPETGDITAMVDWGYTLAVPAAFDFEFAVYLYSGAFLAGLPEVSDRRNFVREEMLSGYRATDPDLAEAVAPPEPLYEALAMVRIMNDFHHLDLPDGTESAVMDRIETDLRDLLDC; from the coding sequence ATGGACGAGATTCCCGAGGCGCGCGAGATTCCGGACGCGACGCTCCGAGAAGTGGTCCGGTCGGTCGAACCGGAGTGGGAACTCCGGGAGGCGGCCCCGGCCGAGCGAGGGTTCTGTTCGGTCTACCGCCTCTCGGTCGCCGACGACGAGGAGTCCCGCGAACTCTACCTGAAGGCCTCGCCCGACGGCCAAACGTGGGGGCTTCCCACCGAGGCCAGACTGCAGGCGGTCCTCCGCGAGAACACGTCGATTCCGGTTCCCGAAGTCCTCGGCGTCACCGACGACCACGACGAGCGGCCGACGCCGTACTACCTCATGCGCGCACTCCCCGGCGAGGAGGTCGCCTACGAACGGGTGGCTCGACTCGACGACGACGCCCTCGGCCGACTCGCGCGCGAGACCGGCGAGTACGTGGCGCAACTCCACGCGGTGCCAGCGGTCGAACGCTTCGGGCACGTCCGCCACGACGGTCCCGAACTGACCGACGAACCGCCCGGCGGCGACCCGGCGACCCTGACCGTCGGCGACCCCCGCGACGAGTGGCCGACCTACCTGCGCGAGTACGCTTCCCGCGAACTCGACCGCCACGCCGACTCGCGGTTCGCGGACCTGACGCCCGAACTGGAGCGGTGGGTCGAGTCGCGAATCGACGCCTTGGACGGCCCGTTCGACGCCGTGTTGGGGCGCAACGACCACGGACTCCACAACCTCCTGCTTGACCCCGAGACGGGCGACATCACTGCGATGGTCGACTGGGGGTACACGCTCGCGGTCCCGGCCGCCTTCGACTTCGAGTTCGCGGTCTACCTCTACAGCGGGGCCTTTCTCGCCGGTCTGCCCGAAGTATCGGATCGCCGTAATTTCGTCCGCGAGGAGATGCTGTCCGGCTACCGAGCGACAGACCCAGACCTCGCGGAGGCGGTCGCTCCCCCCGAACCGCTCTACGAGGCGCTGGCGATGGTCCGCATCATGAACGACTTCCACCATCTGGACCTGCCCGACGGCACCGAGTCCGCCGTGATGGACCGCATCGAGACCGACCTGCGGGACCTCCTCGACTGCTGA
- the hisG gene encoding ATP phosphoribosyltransferase, with protein sequence MRIAVPNKGRLHDPAMELLESAGLHAVDGADRKLYADTVDPDVTLLFARAADIPEYVSDGAADVGITGLDQVREADPGNVEEMLDLEFGRCRLVLAAPEDGDIQSVADVAGKTVATEFPHVAEQYFAEQDVETDIVEVSGATELTPHVEMADAIIDITSTGTTLKVNSLAVVDEVLSSSVYLFARDDVADDEKVQQVVMALQSVLSADGKRYLMMNAPEERLAEVRDVIPGLGGPTVMNVESKDGGEKDGTVAVHAVVNERDVFETINELKSVGASGILVTEIERLVE encoded by the coding sequence ATGAGAATCGCCGTCCCGAACAAGGGCCGACTCCACGACCCGGCGATGGAACTGTTAGAGAGCGCCGGACTCCACGCGGTAGACGGTGCCGACCGCAAACTGTACGCCGACACGGTGGACCCCGACGTGACCCTGCTGTTCGCTCGCGCCGCGGACATCCCCGAGTACGTCAGCGACGGCGCGGCCGACGTGGGCATCACGGGGTTGGACCAAGTTCGGGAGGCCGACCCCGGCAACGTCGAGGAGATGCTGGACCTCGAATTCGGCCGATGCCGACTCGTCCTCGCGGCCCCCGAAGACGGCGACATCCAGTCGGTCGCGGACGTGGCGGGCAAGACCGTCGCCACCGAGTTCCCCCACGTCGCCGAGCAGTACTTCGCGGAACAGGACGTAGAGACCGACATCGTGGAGGTCAGCGGCGCGACCGAACTCACTCCGCACGTCGAGATGGCCGACGCCATCATCGACATCACCTCGACCGGGACGACGCTGAAGGTCAACAGCCTCGCGGTCGTGGACGAGGTGCTGTCGAGTTCGGTCTACCTGTTCGCCCGTGACGACGTGGCCGACGACGAGAAAGTCCAGCAGGTCGTGATGGCGCTCCAATCCGTCCTCTCGGCGGACGGCAAGCGCTACCTGATGATGAACGCGCCCGAGGAGCGCCTCGCGGAGGTCCGGGACGTAATTCCCGGACTCGGTGGTCCGACCGTGATGAACGTCGAGAGCAAGGACGGTGGCGAGAAAGACGGCACCGTCGCGGTCCACGCCGTCGTGAACGAGCGCGACGTGTTCGAGACCATCAACGAACTGAAGTCGGTCGGAGCGAGCGGCATTCTGGTGACGGAGATCGAGCGATTGGTCGAGTAA
- a CDS encoding DUF7473 family protein, with protein MAVPVVALVGTFLLAVLFYGITAHIAARYVLGDVPIVRAFAVGLVPAAISFALQAYGPLVVILVSASADFFAIRGIYRLQLRTAGLVTLVHYTVSAIAGITILNIVRLLSTAPT; from the coding sequence ATGGCAGTTCCAGTCGTCGCGCTGGTCGGCACGTTCTTGCTGGCGGTGCTGTTCTACGGCATCACGGCCCACATCGCCGCCCGGTACGTCCTCGGAGACGTGCCGATAGTCCGCGCGTTCGCCGTCGGTCTGGTCCCGGCGGCCATCTCGTTCGCGTTGCAAGCCTACGGACCGCTGGTGGTCATCCTCGTCAGCGCCTCGGCGGACTTCTTCGCCATTCGGGGCATCTACCGCCTGCAACTCCGGACCGCCGGACTGGTCACACTGGTCCACTACACCGTGAGCGCGATTGCGGGAATCACGATTCTGAATATCGTTCGCCTGCTCTCGACCGCGCCAACCTGA
- a CDS encoding TATA-box-binding protein → MTDPKETINIENVVASTGIGQELDLQSVAMDLEGADYDPEQFPGLVYRTQNPKSAALIFRSGKIVCTGAKSTADVHESLEIVFDKLRELQIDVNEDPEIVVQNIVTSADLGRNLNLNAIAIGLGLENIEYEPEQFPGLVYRLDEPEVVALLFGSGKLVITGGKKPEDAEQAVDKIVSRLEELGLLE, encoded by the coding sequence ATGACCGACCCAAAGGAGACCATCAACATTGAAAACGTGGTCGCCTCCACCGGTATCGGGCAGGAACTCGACCTGCAGAGCGTGGCGATGGACCTCGAGGGGGCCGACTACGACCCGGAGCAGTTCCCCGGTCTCGTCTACCGGACCCAGAACCCCAAGTCCGCGGCGCTCATCTTCCGGTCTGGCAAAATCGTCTGTACTGGTGCGAAGAGTACGGCCGACGTACACGAAAGCCTCGAAATCGTCTTCGACAAGCTCCGAGAACTCCAAATCGACGTGAACGAGGACCCCGAAATCGTCGTCCAGAACATCGTCACGTCCGCGGACCTCGGCCGAAATCTCAACCTCAACGCCATCGCTATCGGTCTCGGACTGGAGAACATCGAGTACGAACCCGAGCAGTTCCCCGGTCTCGTCTACCGACTCGACGAACCCGAAGTGGTCGCGCTCCTGTTCGGCTCCGGCAAACTCGTCATCACCGGCGGCAAGAAACCCGAAGACGCGGAGCAGGCGGTCGATAAGATCGTCTCGCGCCTCGAAGAACTCGGCCTGCTGGAGTAA
- a CDS encoding methyltransferase domain-containing protein — MYALELGGEDDRFAAAEAASAATGVEVVAPGLATATAITDRVETLAYTHRASELVGRTDAGVASARALLDAAGIDREGTVAVRARDVRETAEIDTQSAERVLGGVLTDRGFAVDLNDPDHELRALFADDTCLLGWLETESIRDFGTRKPTDRPFFQPGGMDPLLARALVNLAGARPDATVLDPMCGTGGVLIEAGLVGASLLGADAQRKMARGAAENLRHCFAADERATGDWATLQGDATHLPLADDSVDAVVFDAPYGRQSKIANLDLDDLVAGALAEARRVASRAVVVGDRSWAEEARAVGWTVEDEFDRRVHRSLVRHIVVLADDETPDVTPGEADSFGDE; from the coding sequence GTGTACGCGCTCGAACTCGGCGGGGAGGACGACCGATTCGCGGCCGCGGAAGCGGCGAGCGCCGCGACCGGCGTCGAAGTCGTCGCGCCCGGACTCGCCACCGCGACCGCGATTACCGACCGCGTGGAGACGCTGGCCTACACCCACCGCGCCAGCGAACTGGTCGGGCGAACCGACGCGGGCGTCGCGTCCGCTCGGGCACTCCTCGACGCGGCCGGAATCGACCGCGAAGGGACCGTCGCGGTCCGCGCCCGCGACGTGCGCGAGACGGCCGAAATCGACACTCAGAGCGCCGAGCGAGTCCTCGGTGGCGTGCTGACCGACCGCGGGTTCGCGGTGGACTTGAACGACCCCGACCACGAGCTTCGGGCGCTGTTCGCCGACGACACCTGCTTGCTCGGCTGGCTCGAAACCGAGAGTATTCGGGACTTCGGCACCCGGAAGCCGACCGACAGACCCTTCTTCCAACCCGGCGGGATGGACCCCTTGCTGGCCCGCGCGCTGGTCAACCTCGCCGGTGCCCGGCCGGACGCGACCGTGTTGGACCCGATGTGTGGCACCGGCGGCGTCCTCATCGAAGCCGGACTGGTCGGCGCGTCGCTCCTCGGGGCGGACGCCCAGCGCAAGATGGCTCGCGGTGCGGCCGAGAATCTGCGCCACTGCTTTGCGGCCGACGAGCGAGCGACTGGCGACTGGGCGACCCTACAGGGCGACGCGACCCACCTGCCGCTCGCGGACGACTCGGTGGACGCCGTGGTCTTCGACGCGCCCTACGGCCGACAGTCGAAGATAGCCAACCTCGACTTGGACGACCTCGTGGCGGGCGCGCTCGCGGAGGCCCGGCGGGTCGCAAGCAGGGCGGTCGTCGTCGGCGACCGGTCGTGGGCCGAGGAGGCCCGCGCGGTCGGCTGGACGGTCGAAGACGAGTTCGACCGGCGAGTGCATCGCTCGCTGGTCCGGCATATCGTGGTGCTGGCCGACGACGAGACGCCCGACGTGACGCCGGGCGAGGCCGACTCGTTCGGCGACGAATGA
- a CDS encoding acyl-CoA thioesterase, producing MPTLSETHIRNRYRVQPNDANNYETLHGGELMKWMDELGAMSAMRFAGETCVTAGVEDISFHRPVPVGDIALVEAYVYDAGTTSVTVRIRAQREDPRTGDTERTTGSSFTFVALGEEGTPVPVPELTVETDEERDLREAAREAET from the coding sequence ATGCCCACGCTCTCGGAGACCCACATCCGGAACCGCTACCGCGTCCAACCGAACGACGCGAACAACTACGAGACGCTCCACGGCGGCGAGTTGATGAAGTGGATGGACGAGTTGGGGGCGATGTCCGCGATGCGCTTCGCTGGCGAGACCTGCGTCACCGCGGGCGTCGAGGACATCTCGTTTCACCGGCCGGTCCCGGTCGGCGACATCGCGCTCGTGGAGGCGTACGTCTACGACGCCGGGACGACCAGCGTGACGGTCCGAATTCGGGCACAGCGCGAGGACCCCCGGACCGGCGACACCGAGCGCACGACCGGTTCGTCGTTCACCTTCGTCGCGCTCGGCGAGGAGGGCACCCCGGTCCCGGTCCCCGAACTCACCGTCGAGACGGACGAAGAACGCGACCTGCGCGAGGCGGCCCGCGAGGCCGAGACCTGA
- a CDS encoding DUF7504 family protein: protein MSLSETPDFEVPDLSMDPIEEGTSILLTGDDADALETVFYRLMSPTPDESALVLATDSKGRAVNRALDDAAPGASDRATVLTCEGPDAGENVSSVDDIGDLTGLGMQFSSLVAETQTTAPRLRAGILLCSSICREIEDTRSVFRFLNSNLLSQLRRNEAIGVCALDTSVDVGTNTKSLVAGMKTSFSASIEVESTGAGSATLHVSGLGDDESIDVSL from the coding sequence ATGAGCCTCTCGGAGACTCCCGACTTCGAGGTCCCCGACCTCTCGATGGACCCCATCGAGGAGGGAACCTCCATCCTGCTGACCGGCGACGACGCCGACGCGCTCGAAACCGTCTTCTACCGGCTGATGAGTCCGACGCCCGACGAGAGCGCGCTCGTGCTGGCGACCGATTCGAAGGGCCGCGCGGTCAACCGCGCGTTAGACGACGCCGCACCCGGCGCGAGCGACCGCGCGACAGTCCTGACCTGCGAGGGACCGGACGCGGGCGAGAACGTCTCGTCGGTGGACGACATCGGCGACCTAACCGGTCTCGGGATGCAGTTCTCGTCGCTGGTCGCCGAGACCCAGACGACCGCGCCCCGCCTCCGCGCTGGCATCCTGCTCTGTTCGAGCATCTGCCGGGAGATAGAGGACACCCGGTCGGTGTTCCGGTTCCTCAACTCGAACCTCCTCAGCCAACTCCGGCGCAACGAGGCCATCGGCGTCTGCGCGCTCGACACCAGCGTCGATGTTGGAACGAACACCAAGAGCCTCGTCGCCGGGATGAAGACCTCCTTCTCGGCGAGCATCGAGGTCGAGTCCACCGGTGCGGGGAGCGCGACCCTGCACGTCTCGGGCCTCGGCGACGACGAGAGCATCGACGTGTCGCTCTAA